In Erigeron canadensis isolate Cc75 chromosome 8, C_canadensis_v1, whole genome shotgun sequence, the DNA window GGGCAATGTATAGGTCTGGTAAGAGGCTTTTTTTTTCCTGATTCTCTCCCACTTAACTTGTCCCATTTTATCTGAAAAAATGACTTTTATTCTAACTGAATTTCAATTTTAAGAACTAAACTGTGTATGTTATATTACTCTCTTATTAATATTGCATACTTTTGTTTATAACTTTTGGGGGTTACACCTATTCTTGCATATGGTAAGTTTTAATCTATCTGATATTTCACTATTGTGGCTGCAGAGAAATTATCGATATTTCTTCATGTTTGTGTTCTCCACGACCCTACTTTGTATATACGTTTTTAGTTTCTGCTGGATCTACATAAAGAGGATCATGGATACAGAGGACATAACATTGTGGAAAGCAATGATCAAGACTCCTGCATCCATTGTGTTGATTGTCTACACCTTCATATCAGTGTGGTTCGTGGGTGGCCTAACTGCCTTTCATTTATATCTTATCAGCACAAATCAGGTGctcatttattttctttgtttcgTTACctgttaaaaaattaattattgtaTGGTATTCATCTTTAATAGTTACAACGAAACATAAATGCGACTTTTTCAAGCCATTTACtcttatgaatgggttgatttaggttatgttttcttttatgagtaggatggaaagaaaaaaaaaaccgaaaataaAATGGGTAAAAAATTGCCTACAGTGTGCTTTTAGAAAATATCCCAGGTCATTTAATTCGACCACCCACTtattttgaaatcatatatgaaaAATAGAAGTATAAAAccttgttatatttattgtaagtTAACACTTTTTGGACCGGAAGACCGAAAAAGTGTTTTTTGGGTCAACTAAACCAGACCCAACCCATATTggcattacccaacccactcaTATTTCTAGCTAAACTCTCATTCGTGTGTTATCTTTGCAGACTACATATGAGAATTTCAGATATAGGTATGACAGGCGAGCCAATCCCTATAACAAAGGAGTCATGCAGAATTTTGGTGAGATATTTTGCACGGAAGTCCCTGAATCAAAGAACAAGTTTAGGGAATTTGTGCCAAAAGAACCAGGGATCGGAAGTCGGTCTGTTGGTGGTGGGTTTGTGAGTCCAAACATGGGAAAGGCAGTCGAGGACATTGAAATGGGAAGGAAGGCGGTTTGGGGTGATAGTGGGGCGGGATTAGATCACCGTGAAGGACAACTGAGTGATAATGAAGGATTGACCATTAAAGAAGCTGGAATAGGTGAAATGTCACCAGAGATAAGAACAACAGTGGATGAAGGGGACCGTGCTAATATTATGCATGCAAGACGATCAAGTTGGGGTAGGAAAAGTGGGAGCTGGGACATGTCACCTGAAGTTCTTGCTTTAGCTTCAAGAATGGGtgggggtggtggtggtggtggtagtagCAGTGGTGCAGCAAGCTCACGGCTTACAGAATCTAAGTCATGATAGACTGAATTTAACACACTGGTAGATAGGAGTTTGGTTGCTGGTGATTATGGAGGTGTGCGAGTATGAGTTTTACCGGGATGTTGGTGTTTGGGTTGATTATGTGTCGGTCGCCCTGTTGTGGTGTGATTTTATAAGACCGCTTTCTTCATTGCCGGATAATCTGTAAAATTAGTTGGTGCTATTCGGTTTTACTGTGTATGCATGATCCGAATTCCTTCACAAGATCCTCTACTGTTGTCATTTGTTATTGTGCAACTTTATTCTAGGGATGTTGTCTGGTTGGCTTTGTAGTCTGTACATTATTTGCATTAAAACTCTGGAGTTGAATTGATTGCTTATTTTGACGAGTCTTAGAGGCTAAGTCGGCCTTACTATAGTAATAGCCAAGTCTTGTGAGATTTCTATGATTTCCCTGTTCTATGCTCAATCGATCTGTAGATTTCTCTATTACTCCATTACAGTCggattgttttttttgttttgttttgttatgtgTGTCAAAATAGGCAAAGCTAAgctgtgtattttattttttgttccatttttttaaattaaattatagatAGCTTACGTGTTATCCAAAAGctatattcttaataataaattaataatctgATTTCCCAATATGGTCCTTCCAAAAACTATGAGGTTGTATTTCATCGTCCTTCTTCCAATATCCTATCAAGTAATCTTTTCCGGTCAAATTTGTTTGGTCTTAGTTATTGAAACATATCATGCTTTTCCAGAAGTGTATGTTTAAAAGAGAAGCAACAATTTTGATGGCATATGTCAAGTACACTATAGCTCTCTTTGACATTTGAGTTTTCTAGATTGATTTAAAGTTGTCCATTGATGATTGTTGTTTGACTATTCTCTTCGCTTTGTAATTACAGAAGTTTATTGCAGTTAAGAAACTCAATATTATTCATTAAAGGAATCAAATCTTAGGATGATGCTACAAGACCTTTAACCAACGAAAAAGGAATAGAATGAAGTGTATAAATTAAAGgtcttcaagaaaaaaaaaaagaaaataaaataaaattaaaggtcTTAAAATCTTTCAAGAAAAACTACATAATATTAATTGCTTGTATTATAAGTTTTGGCTCTCGTAATTTCAATAATGATATATAGTTGGCTCATCGAGGCTTTCGATCTCAAACTATCTATAACCttttgacattaaaaaaaaacaacttttttcCTTCTGAATGGTCACATTGTGAATAAACTAAGGATACAAGCACTATACTATATGGATGTATTTGGTGCGAAGTTTGTAGGAgcttaaatttatgtttttttatgagATCAGGTTCATTGTTCATAAGTTTTATAAGACAACCAATTTTTTAACTCCGTAATAGTTTATGGTTTTCATATAAGCTCTAAAATCGTAAACTACTTGAAGTAGATGCTAGAAGCTATGTTGCACGGGAACTAGTACGAGAACGAGAAAAGGGTACGGGTACAGGAACGGGAAACgacaaaacttaaaaaatcaagaaacgGGTACggaaataaatacatatatatatatattatagaaacGGATGTATTTCTCACTCAAAAACGTCCCAAAAAATAGAAACGGTGCAAGAAACGTCCGTTGACTTATTGAAGCAGTCAAGGAACGGCCAAGAAACGTTTCCAGGCACTCTCACGCgagggaatacctaaatcccttaaaccttggctctgataccaacttgaaaggaccagactcgataaaccgaaaacataagaaaaaaaaaaatttgttttacaccccactgcgccgtagtggatATCCTCGCCCAGAACTGGAACATgccccactgtgccgcagtgggttcGTTAcatctcccactgcggcgcagtgggaagaACCAAAATTGTTTCCGTGGGATTCCACTGGGCAAagtcacccccactgcgccgcagtggaccaCCTGACAGCAACCCTAAAACTCATTTCGACCATAAACAACTTGTAACCATCAAATTTCGAACCAACAGCTGCAAGACACTTTCTAGAGATTTATAACAACTtcatagacacattttaaacacaattacaacataGTTTGATTCATAAATCCAAGATCAAccctaacgggtcatttacccgttttggcAACGATATCGCCCAAATGCGACAATACCAACTTCCAAAAATTTTACAACTTGAGCATTTACATAAATGTTACCGAAACATGACTCCAAAACAAAATGTACCGTGAGCCAAaggagagggacaactaggtatcTACACTAAAAGATTGTCATCCATCCaagaatgacctaaataccttcaagaacttccaacggttacttcaagctctaattcaattttcttcgaatcaacaacactagttccttcttccggaactacctataagagtgtaaacaactaaaatataagcaaaggcttagtaaatatacttgcatacatttacgaatacgaaggagggcatagtacaaggactttcacatgtaacctatggcatcgtcatgtcacatttacatattcaccttgcacacaaacaatacatatatggatccatataagctaaacaatcataacaatcgggattcttaggccccggaggttcttaggcctcatatcacatcaactatcgggattcttaggccctagaggttcttaggcctcataaacaatgccccacacgggcttcatgccaaatcaattaccatgcttggaacattcacatctcatggtaattgacccaacctaaacataagggtatgcaaatatactcacctcctccgcaacaaaacAATAACGCTAAATAGACAAGCACAAGCaggcttcaacctataatcatatcataaaatgcataagcttacattcacaacttgactagttcaacctagcccttctcaatcactagcctttcctaaacccaaaacccaacccatttttcattgagttactttcatctttaactatagcattaggtagttcaaccaaCAATTTTCATTCACAACTCAATAACTAGCAAAAagattcatcttttctcataactTCAATTTATCACAAGagtttatcaatttcataatcaaacacattatataactcaatgacgACTAGGTTAACTAGGAATGGGAAAAATTAGCCATAAATCATTTCTAGTAAAagcccccaatttggttcatccatgaaccctaattttaaaagaaaagataaagctaaatttGGGGAAATTCCTTACCTCAACAAGGAAGACAATTACTTAGGGTTTTTAATTCATAATTCCTTCCTCTTTTCTctaaattttcggccaccaccaaaacccacaaccctaacttttgattcttgaatggagaCTATAAGATGGTGATGTTAATACAATGATTTCtctttgaattggaagaattaagcttttgattttgaagagaaGAGATGGAATTGCATGAAGATGTAGAGATGAAGAGAAGTGGAATATGACTCATAAGTCATATGGATGGCTGGCACTTTAAGGAGATGCCACGATCCATCCCacctttttgtgggtatttttccgctatccgctaaagttccaactaaattaaccccaaatccaaaattaaaatactaggaatttaatttaatgccaaaactatataaaggggttaatttcttttaccttaaaatcttgggaTGTTACACACAACTACCACTAACAGCcgtcccccaccaccacacaatCGTCGCCACGAaaaccgccgcattgcgcgggtaacacgctagtaaaaaaaattaataataccGTTAACTAAACATAATTCGTcttttatactaatatatatgtatttttacgTCAATTTACATCCCCAACTACAAGCTGGACTTTAGAATTACCAAGTGTGTATTGGGAGTTATTCTAAATTCCCCTTGTATCTGGAGGACTTAATTCACACATTTACACacataattagttaattacaaTATGTACATCATGAGATTGGGAGTTATTCTAAATTTCCCTTATATCTGGAGGACTTTTTTTACACATTTACACacataattagttaattacaaTATGTACATCATGAGTGATGGCGTATCCATATTATGTTACGAAGGGCCTGCCAAACAAACAAGTGTTAACCCGCAACGCTACGAAGGAACCTGCGTGGGAAAGACGCCCAGCTGGAAATAATACTCAAATAAAGAAGAGATTACCTAAATCTCTtcttccctaaaataaggacgaTCGGTTCCAACTAATTTAGGAAGATAAATCTATTCCTTTAATCATGGGAAAACCTATCTCCAAGGAAGTTTCCCACCCTATGGACTCTCCTTCCTATATAAGAGGAGACAAGATGGGACGAGAGACTTACTTACACTCCGGCtttgattggcgtaaagaggcttacaCTCTATTTTCAGGGAACCGCTAATAATCAAAGCCACAAATTCCCCCATCAATCCCTAGCGCGATCCGGTGCACAAAACAGAAAGAATGATTTAATTTCACATCACTTAAATCTGTAACATGACAGAAAATGTCATCACGATAACATGAGTTGCTCCTATTCATAATTCATTCCTTTGCTTAGGTTGCGGAAACTTGTTTATCTAGTCATTGTCCAATCAGCAGATTAAAAATAGTTGTTACATCACATTACGTCGTGTCTCATGCTTTATTACACCAAtcattagattatatatatatatatatatatatatatatatatatatataaaataatatataatataatataatataatataattttatctccgACACTTCATGCGATTTAATTCAACAATCGTTATCTTTCACGTTTTTATGACCAAATATTTAATCTATGttaacataataaaataatacaataattcaACATAGCCCTCCTGCTTTAGTTTATTCAATGATTAACACCTAATTCTATACACTtgcttttatgtttattatgtatataataatataatttaagttattcATAGTATATCTATCtaaaactcttataaaacaatagttaactaAGCATTTTAAAacctcttgcaatctaaaactaatttgaaaaattgccacataagattttattctatgtgtcaactccatatttgtttttaaataaactatatatttagaaaacaaatgaacgtatatatgttaaaataaataaatatatatatattgtaagattCTAAGATCttttcattagataaaatgatattttttctttagtttaaaaaatcacgtctatacctaatgatatttcattatcttttttattcaacatttatatgaggttcctttcgtttttttatggtgattatatgaaagtttgctcaggccgttggttagttggaactctcatcgcattaatcattagtgacaatatttaaagtttataagtttttttatcaccactaaattatattcatcttatatgagttaagagctttgtataatatcataactttctgaaagagttatgttaattctttcgttcatatcactatggaaattatgtacaatttttggtttaattcttttatctttttttgaattttatgataatggttaatataatctctttttccttttgttttttaacaatataatttttcattgtgatgatgagaaaaatattatgatggtatACGAATAGTTtgttcaaaacaagtgtatgtaacaattagtttaatgattggataatgaatacgttattgctaatttaattaagtgaaactaaatagattgttcgtccatatgttttttttacgatcattattgatccattccattaacacatttgttcacatattaaacgtttcattaaattttttttaagcaagtttaactcaaatctcactttattgagcacctttttaaaACAGccacacatcgtgcgggtaaaaaaatcctAGTATAAGTATATTCAATTATGCACATAACACTACAGCACATATAACTTGACAACCAATTTCTTCTTGTAAATACACATCAGCATGACTTGGATTTCCCTTGGCAAATGGCAACTAAGAAAACAAAGATTACTAGATAAGGCGTTTGTCCAACCTCTATGACTATTGACATTTTGGATTTGCCAATAATTTTTCAATATTGTTAGTTTCAACCTTCTAGAATCGTAAATATGTCAAAGGATctttcaaatatattaacaagGATTTTTTTAAGGACATTATATGGGGGATTTTGATAGTCACGCCGGTCATACGAATGTTAGGTTATTAAGGATAATTTAAAGTCATCTAAAATTCTATAAGttactattttcttttttctttttttttttgccaaaataCATAATGCCGATCAATACATACAATTTTCTTTAGCTAGTTGAAAGAGATAAATATTGTTTGCCGAGTAATGGTTGACTCAACGAAAAGTTATCTTAATTACGATACGAGATTATATGTCATTCTTTGTGTGTGGTCATGTGAGTTTCGTGGTATTAAAATATTTGGAACAGTCGTGGTTACACGTCATGTGTACGACTACTATTCTTATCCTATATAAGTATAATTCATTtctttttgttcaaaaaaatacTCAACAAATTCATTTCTCGACTTTACATTTTGTCACCCTAACTTATGTACTAACTTCCCTCAAACCCCCTTTGTGTTTTTACCTGCCCCCGTTTTCTTGCGTTGCTTAGCTTTATTAACTCTTAATAACTTATTACAAACAATTGACAAGTTTATTTGTTCTATTTCGTTGCTTATTTGCTTAgattttattgtataaaataACCTAAAATAATATTTGACTGCTTAAAAATATCTACGTATCTAATTTATTAATCATCCGATGACATTTGAAGAAAGTTTTAAATGTACTaaatgaaagaaataaaaaaaaattctccgTTGATCCTACAATACATCTACcgatataaaatttttatcttAATATAGGTGTTAGTTAAGaccagtttttttttaacataataattttaataaaattattaacacacatatatctcttaatctttaaaataagtacaaaatcttctttttatatcaatcacttttacattaataatcataaCGTTATCGTCACCACCGCCGCTACTTATGGTATCCCTCTCGTTGCATTTAATACATAATTACCTTgagaaataataattaattttattattaattaaagatgcaacaaataaatgaataaatgcattttaatgaaaagtttataactataataactattttggatataacaataataatcataaaacaGACAATAAAAGTGGAACTCGAAGTTCGAATTTGGACGAtgttttgaagaaaaataacataaaatgaaaataagaaaGTCAAAGAGAAGAAACGAGTAAAATTGTTTCAAAGCGAGCGGAAAAAACTCCATAAGTAAAGAAAGGACAATCAATTGACGTGTTTcttccatcttttattttacgTGCAATAAAGCGTAAAAATAGAAGCGAAATGTGTGGGTCAAAAGACACGATTTCCTTAAATTAATGGCATGCTAATCCTTACCCAttattaaaagacaaaaaagataagaaacttttttttattatagaaaGACACAAAACGAATATTCCAATAGGAGATCCTTCCTACCGCCTGTCGCTGTCACGGTGACGGTGACGGTGAGGAACGAAATCGGAACCCCCATCACCCCCCCTCATATAAATACCATCACCAAATTCTTTTTCTTCCCACCAATTTTTCATCAAAAACCATAATCTAATATTATTAGTTCTCCTTCCTTAATTCTTttaatcttttcatttttattaattattaatttgtaacatAACACAAAATGGCTGCTGTCAAGGCTGCTATACTTGTCTCCGACATGCCACATTTTGACCAAGTCAACGACACCTCCGCTGCCTCGTTGTCTCTTTACGCCACCCGTCTTCCTACTGGTTGGTATTCTTTCTTcactttttgttatattttgatGATTAATTAGTACAGAAtgtaattaacatatatacagGATTGGATATGAGCAATAGTAACAATGGGCGGAAAGTGATGCCGAAATTCATGGTGGTGGGTCACCGTGGTCATGGTATGAATGTGTTACAGTCAACTGATAAGAGAATGAAAGCTTACAAAGAGAATTCAATTCTTTCCTTCAATAACGCTGCTAATCACCCACTTGATTACATTGAATTTGATGTTCAGGTATACTACTAATACTGTATATCATTTCTTTGAAAATGTTTGGTTTTTCTCGGTCTCcatatattatacgagtataatatTTCCCACTTAATTATTATTCCGAGTactatttatgtatttttttttataattattatatatagaactGAATTCTTTTCCTAAGGAAGTTATAATACTAGttaattaatgaaatatatCTGATCAAGTTTACCTGTTGTTTGGGGTCGAAACTGTGTCTCATGTTAAAACTATAGAAAACACGAAATGCATAAATCTTGGGTATGAAAACAAGAGCTGGAAAGTGAACACAAGAAATTGTGATCGGTTTTGTAGGTGACAAAAGACGACACCCCGGTCATTTTCCATGACGATTTCCTCCTCTCTGAAGACAATgtaagtttattattctttaactcattaattaaatatatcacATTGTTTGTCAAACATTATAAACTTGGTAATGAATCTAGCTCGGAGGTTAAGATATTTAATTTGAACGAATTACTATTTCAGGGTACCGTAATTGAAAAGAGGATTACTGAGttgactttgaatgaattcTTTAGCTATGGTCCTCAGAGAGAAACAGGCCTCATTGGCAAATCTTTGCTGAGAAAATCCAATGGAAATATCGTCGGTTGGGACGTTGAAATTGACGATCATTTTTGTACTCTAGAAGAAGCATTCCAAAAAGTTAACCCTATTTTGGGAttcaacattgagttgaaattcGACGATCACGTTGTTTATGAACAAGAGTATCTCATTCATGTTCTTCAAGTCATTTTGAAGGTGACATATATTTAAAAgagtcatattttttttttttatgttgtttgTTCAAATATTATGTTGGTTAAGTTTTGATTCTCGTTTAATTCAGGTGGTATATGGAAACGCCCAAGAAAGACCCATAATCTTTTCAACTTTCCAGCCTGATGTGGCCTTGCTAATGAAAAAACTTCAGAATACATACCCGGTTAGTCTTTATTCTCATTCTCTGTACTGGTGATCTTGGAGGTGGCAATATAGATCCTTCCTTATATGAGTAATTGGATCAATGTGGGTTGCTATCTCAATGGGTcaaaattcattgaaaataatttatttagaaaattggatttatatataacaacatGGTTTGTGTACTATTCGGTTACAATATTAAGCTCTAAACTGCTTTATATATAACAACCtagtttttgtaatcatatacaATATGAAGTTTTAAAcggttttatatataacaaccttgtttttgtaatcatatgcAATATGAGATTATAAACAGACTAAAGTTCTTATTAGGTTGACCCCACCCCACCCATATTGCTCTTTTGACTTATTAACCAACCCGACTGTCACACCCATTTTATATCTTTAGATTCGCAAATAATGTTGACTAATTGGAAATGAATCGACAGGTGTACTTCTTGACGAACGGAGGAAATGAGATATTCAATGATGTGAGAATGAACTCATTAGAAGAAGCTAAAAAGCTGGCATTGGAAGGTGGATTGGATGGCATTGTTTCAGAAGTAAAGGGTGTTTTTAGAAACCCTTCTGTAGTAAGAGAGATTAACGAGTCTAATCTCTCCCTACTTACTTATGGCAAATtaaagtaagtttttttttaaaagtcaaaTGTTTACTGCTATTATTTGGTACTGTGTTAACTAACGGGTGCTAATgaaatgtgtttgattatatTCCAACAGTAATGTCCCTGAAGCCGTACATGTTCAATATCTTATGGGCATCGAGGGTGTGATTGTTGATTTAGTACAAGAAATCACCAGTGCAGTTAAGGCGTATAGTGATAGCAACAAGAAGACCATCATAGAAGGAGAGGAAGGAGGATTACAAGTGAAGGAGAAAACCAATAAGATTGAATTGCCGTTTCTGCTGAGCTTGATCTCCCAAGTTATTCAGCACTGAAACTCTGTACATTCGTTTCGGATAGTCCATTCTATACTAGCTTTTGGCCCggttcattttcattttttatgttttcttttgtcAACATTCAATTAATTTTAAACTATTAGGGCTAAGGCTATGTGGGAAGTTAAGTAGAGTTTGGTAATTAGGATTAGTGAGAGTGGTGGAGTTCCATGTGTGATTTCTTGGATCTTCAACAGCAAGAAAAAAGGGGGGAGAGTGATCGATCATCACGATTCATGATCGTTGATACGAATTGTGTTGTACAAGCAGTTTCTGCCCCAAAAAAGGAATTcgaaataacataaaattttatttacatgTTTGTGTGTTTTTCTCATGTTGATTATAAGTTCTCATATTCTTTGGGTCTCTGATTCTTTGATTGCAGTATCTATGCACTAGTAAACCAAAGTATTAATCCAAATGTATTGAGAACTAATAAACACACTTCatttaaatgataataatataaacatagAGGTAAGTAATGTGTTCGTTTATAGAATATCTTGAATCATTTTCCAACATACTGtaattgtgttttctttttataacaaTGTGACACAAACAGTTTTCCATTGGCTGTTGGCTAATCTAAAGAATGTTACTTGCGAATGTAAGAAATGTGATAGAGCCAGAGAGGATAACATGTAcacaaaatgacaaaattatttgaATAACGGGGGAAAGGAATAAAGGATCAATCAAGAGCCATTGGGCTCAATAAGGTCTGTTTGTAGCCCGCTTGACCATTATTGTTGGGCTTCCACTATAGTACGAACTATTAGGGACTTAGGGTCACTAATATGGTATAATTAATCAcaagtttatttaatttgttgggTTGGTTTTTTGTTAATGTTGGGCTTAGTACTAAAAGTATTTCATTACTTCTTTTGGAATCAATTTTCATTTCATCTCATTCTTACATTACATGTACCGATGTACGTGTAGATAACGTCGTCTTAGGGATAAGGAAAGCAAATTTAGAGGTTGACATATGCACAATTGAAAAATGAGTATGCATGACAAATGAAATTTCGGTGGCTATGTTAGCCTGTTAGGTGTCAGTGTCATTGGTATTAAAACTATAATGTGTATTTTGTCAATCTATTTTGAGGTTTGCATTACAACGCAAAATGAACAAGAATTCATTTCTATTATTAGATTGATATTGATCTAATCAACTCAACGTAGGTGGGTTGATCAGGAGTatcttataaattatatgtgGACCTTGGATGTGAATTTTTCCCCAAGttctcgggttcgagtcttggggaTCTCATCTCAAGGTTTTTCATGAagagggggttggaggtccaccAAATcactggttaaaattgtctcaagcacatttgaattgaaactaactttacaaaaacaaaaaaggattGATATTGATCTTGTgatgtttaaaataaattactCTTTCTGTTTTCTTTAATGCATGCACGTCTATTCTTCAGTTTCTCATCATTTaaaataggaaaatgataatgacaaccctaagggctgtcactaacaacatattacatgtttaaaaacttgtacattatatattaaaaaccgctccctgatttttctaacagcaaggtacatattttaatgcacccaattagtttttactgacaaccctaaaggctgtcactaacaaaaccctttaaaatattgggtgtatttataaaaaaaaataatatatgtgatACGTCAAAATAAAACTTGTAAATAAAAGTTTTCGAGGCCTAATCAAGTTACTGCTTGATGCATACATTAATAATATTGTTgatatatcattatttaaagTGTTTAATTCCTGGATCATTCCGTAACTTCATGAGGCTTAATTGCACCATCAATTCGTTACTTGATTACATTACACTCTATCTTCTTCATTTTACACCTCACTTCACTTTCCTTTCTCAAGTTGGCCACCTCTAACAATTATCCTAACAACTACCAACAATTTATGGATGTTAGGTAACTTCAATGTCATGGATGATAATTTGTAATATACGAGATTCACTTGAGGTTGAAAAAATATCAGATAACGTCACATATAATACACCAGTAATCAATAAATAGATTGATATTTGGAAAATTGAGACTTTAAGG includes these proteins:
- the LOC122611379 gene encoding probable protein S-acyltransferase 7; the protein is MYVVPPPKHSDPLSGSNNGPDNLRIYQTWKGSNIFFLQGRFVFGPDVRSLVLTIFLVVAPVSVFCVFVASKLMYEFEDHWGISVMVVAIIFTIHVLVLLLLTSGRDPGIIPRNAHPPEPENFDGNTEGNAQTPQLRLPRIKEVEVNGVTVKIKYCDTCMLYRPPRCSHCSICNNCVERFDHHCPWVGQCIGLRNYRYFFMFVFSTTLLCIYVFSFCWIYIKRIMDTEDITLWKAMIKTPASIVLIVYTFISVWFVGGLTAFHLYLISTNQTTYENFRYRYDRRANPYNKGVMQNFGEIFCTEVPESKNKFREFVPKEPGIGSRSVGGGFVSPNMGKAVEDIEMGRKAVWGDSGAGLDHREGQLSDNEGLTIKEAGIGEMSPEIRTTVDEGDRANIMHARRSSWGRKSGSWDMSPEVLALASRMGGGGGGGGSSSGAASSRLTESKS
- the LOC122578919 gene encoding glycerophosphodiester phosphodiesterase GDPD2-like; this translates as MAAVKAAILVSDMPHFDQVNDTSAASLSLYATRLPTGLDMSNSNNGRKVMPKFMVVGHRGHGMNVLQSTDKRMKAYKENSILSFNNAANHPLDYIEFDVQVTKDDTPVIFHDDFLLSEDNGTVIEKRITELTLNEFFSYGPQRETGLIGKSLLRKSNGNIVGWDVEIDDHFCTLEEAFQKVNPILGFNIELKFDDHVVYEQEYLIHVLQVILKVVYGNAQERPIIFSTFQPDVALLMKKLQNTYPVYFLTNGGNEIFNDVRMNSLEEAKKLALEGGLDGIVSEVKGVFRNPSVVREINESNLSLLTYGKLNNVPEAVHVQYLMGIEGVIVDLVQEITSAVKAYSDSNKKTIIEGEEGGLQVKEKTNKIELPFLLSLISQVIQH